The genomic stretch TTGCTACACCTATTAATCAAAAACCTCTTTCTCTTGGAGCTGATCTTGTTGTCAATTCTGCAACAAAATACATTGCTGGACACCATGATGCAAGTCATTTCAATCTttagaaatttatttatttatttatttatttttctttattattatatatatttttaatgataaataaCATTCTTTCCTATTATTTTTTAGGTTCTTGCTGGTTGCATAAGTGGTTCAGAAAAGTTGATTTCAAAAGTTCGAAGTTTTCACTTCATTTTGGGCGGTACTCTTAGTCCGGTATATGTTTTTATTGAATCGTGATCTTTATCTCAGtgttataatttaataatttggCTACGAATAGATTTTATATAAGATTTTGATTTCGAATTCGAGTCACTAGAATCAAACATGTTTGAGATTTTTGTAATGTGAAATATTTATGTTAAACAGAGTTCTGCATACCTAGTCATTAGAGGTATGAAAACCTTGCAACTTCGTGTACAACATCAAAATTCAACAGCATTGAAGCTAGCCAAACTCTTAGAGACACATCCTAAGGTATATATATGTTAATAATAAGATTTTacaattttgattatttttagtACACTTAATTAATAATTTGGTTTATGTTGAAAGTTGTAAACATTCAATTGTTTGATTAATATTATTTGCAGGTGACACGAGTGTATTATCCGGGCTTACCAAGTCATCCTGAATATGCTCTCGCAAAGAGGCAAATGTTTGGATTTGGTGGTGTTGTTTGTTTCGATGTAGGGTTTGTTCTTTTGTTGAGATTTGCACTTGTTTGACTTTTCTAAAATGAATAGTTTATGATTTTGAGAATCATCTAATCATATCATTTTGTAAATTTTTGTTTACATATTAATAGTAAGTATTTGTCGAGATATTAACATGGTGTTTCTAATGATGCAGATTGATGGAGATATAATGAGGACTATAAAATTTGTTGATGCATTAAAAATTCCATACATTGCTCCATCTTTTGGTGGTGTTGAGAGTGTTGTGAATCAGCCTGCAATTATGTCTTATTGGTATATGCTTAAATCCTTTTAACTAGTTTAACACAATTagttaaatttgaaattttaataattttttttattgtattttgctATAGGGATCTTCCAAGGAAAGAGAGGGAAAAATATAGAATTTGGGATAACACTGTTCGTCTCTGCGTAGGAGTTGAGGACTATGAAGATTTAAAGAATGATATCTTACAAGCTCTTGAGGTTATATAAGACCGTAATCATCTTTTTTGTAATGTTTTCTCAGCCTCCTCTTTTTGTGACACGTCTATTAAGATAATATGTAACATCCAAACTTTAAGTTCAAGATATGTGTAATGTGTGACATAATGTCAATTTAAATATTGTATGATACCAATAAATATGGTTACATTTTATGTGTCAATATTGTGTCTATGTTTGTTTTAATGATTTAGAAAATAGTCAAAATTATACAGAAAGAGCACGCAAACGAGCAACAATACACATATCAagttcatcccatgttgccatgaaACTCTTCTTGAATTTACTTTTGAACCTGTCCTTCTAGAAGCTTCCTTTATTTGGTTTGTCCTTCTGGAGATCAGGACAATCAGGTTTGAAATGATCAGGCTTCTTGCAGTTGAAGAAGTTTTTCTAATCATCATCTTTGTCTCTAGAACTAGAGCCTCTGAAGCCACTACTTCTACAAGAAAATCTATTGTTCCTTTTTTCCAAATGTTGAAACATTTTGATGATAAAGGCCATTTCTTCATCATAATCACCatcataaacttcttcatcagAAGCTTTTTCTGATTTCTAGACTTTTGAGGATTTGGTAGCTTTACCACCAGATTTCTTAGTAATAGTCTTTAAAGCTAGTGCTTTAGATTTTTCATGGGCTCATCTCCATTCAGTTCCATCTCATGGCTCTGAAGGTTACTTATCATACTTTCCAGACTCAGAGTATTCAGGCCTTTAACCTCCTAAATAGCTGTGACCTTTGGTCTCAATCTAATAGGGAGACTTCTCAGGATTTTCTTTACATGGTCAGATGTAGTATAATTTTTGTTCAGAACCTAAAGACATGATACAATAATTTGAAACCTAGAAAATATGGTTTcgatatcttcatcatccttcatTCTGAACATCTCATAGTATTATACTAGAAGGTTGGCCTTAGACTCTTTGACTTGTTGATTTCTTTCATAAGTAGAACACAAAGACTCAAAGATAGTCTTAGCAGTAGACTTATTGATGATCTTGATGTACTCAGGATGAGGTAGAACTTATATCAGAATGCCTCTAACTCTATGATGTTTTGTGTAAATCTTCTTTCGAGCAGGTGTGAGAGCTTTCCTATCATTTATCATTCTAACACCATTAACCTCAATGCCAATGCCATCTTCAAGGATATCCCACAACTCATCATCAAGACCAATGACATAagtatacatctttcttttccaCCACTCGAATTGAGTGGAATCACCACTGAATGTATGAGGTCTTGCCTTTCAGGAGAACTGTAGTCATGTGGTATACTAGTACCAGAACCAATACTTACTTCAGGAGAGCCAATCACATTTTTCTCTCCGGGATCTTTTTATGTACCATAGTTAAGTGTTTGCAAAGACCGTGCTTTGATGCCAATTAAAGGtgagaaaaatacacaagaaggAGGGTTGAATTGTGTATGGTGAATGTTTTTTGCTTCTAAAAAACAGCTTCAGAAACTGAACAAGTTCAAAATCTGATTTCAGAGTTGATAGCAGCAGAATGATATAGAGTGCAAAAGTTATAAGTAAAAATATACATAGAGTTATTTTGGTTCTTCCCACAAACGAGAGCAGTCTAGTTCCCATATCCAACAAGAGATTTTCACTATAATCAAAAATTGATTACAACATGCTCAAGCAAACCAACCTGAGACTTTCTTTGATCAATCAACCTAGAAAGAAACTTTTGCTCAAGCAACCTAGCAAGTGACTTCCTTTGCTCAAGCAACCTAGCAAGATATTTATGCTCAAGCAACCTAGTAAGAGacttccttttctccaccgaccTAGCAAGAGACTTCCTCTGTTTAATCAACCTAGCAAGAGACTTCCACTGAACTTCTAAATAAACAGTTTAGATGAATAAACAACAAGATGGACTTGATATACAATTTGAGATGCACAAATAATATAACACAATCTAAGACTTTAACACTTGAGATTTTTACGATTTACAACGATAAGAAATCTTAAGACTGTGTGGAATGCAACAAAAATTTATACGAAAGCTttcattgttgtttttgttgtttgttcCTTGTTATTATTCTTGTTGTAGTTCTTGTTATCTTCCGTCAAATCTTCAGCTTCTTATATATAGGCAACAAAAGAGTCGTTGGAAGATGACTTTCACAAGTGCCTTTTCTGAGAAGCAGTTCCAAGAAAGCGACATTGGAAGTTGATCTTGTTAATATTTCCCATCTTTTGTATAAAAACTTTGTCCATTGCGTCTTTCTCCATACTAGGTATCTACCAATATGTTGGAGCAGACTTAAGATGTCATGTTAACTTTTCTTAAGCCTTGCACTACAGAAACTCTAGTTGAATTTCTTCCAAAACCTGAATTTGACAAAATGGTTCTGCTTTAGAGATAGAGTAAGGATCAAAAGCTGAGCACCTTTAATCCAGGTCATCCGAATTTGAGTTGTCACCAGAAGTAGAGATACTGAGTCTGAGTCGCCAGATTCTGATCCTTCCGAATCTAAGACTTTAGCTTCTCTTTATAAGCTATTTAACAAGGTCAGAATCAAGTTAATTTTACGCTTATGATCATGCACACTTAAACAAATGTTAGTATACCCAATTGTTCTTtaagtactttgttatcatcaaaactcaagggATATGAAcaattttattccaaaaaaaatccACTAGTGGAAACTGTCAATTCATAGGTGAAAACCTAATATCCTGTGCTATTAAAAGACAAAAAACTATTGCTCTGTCTACAAAAGAAGCCGAATACATCTCAACTGCTAAATATTGTATACAGTTACTCCTTATGAAATATCAGTTAGAGGATTATTAGATTTGTGGAAACAATATtcctattttttgtgataatattgTTGCTATTTGTTTAACAAAGAATCCAGTTCAACATTCTAGAACCGAGCACATTGAAAtaaaacatcactttattagagaTTATATTCATAAGGGTGTAATAGATATTCAATTCATTTATACTGATCATCAATGGGATGACATATTTACCAAACCCTTGTccattgaaagatttgattttatcaaaaagaATCTGAACATGGTCTTTATTAAGAAATAGTGCTTGCTTCTGAATTGAGTATCTTAGTCTGATGTTGATCAGAAGTAGCTTCAATCAAAGTCTGGGAAACTGCCTCTAATGAAAAGTGGCTTCTGAAAGACTTCAGACTTTGAGACTTAGGAATAGATTATTTGCTTCTGATAGCATTTAAGTGGAAAATCCTTTTGTCTTCTTATGACACCTGTCCCACTTAAAATACCATGTGTTTGATAATTGTCTTGCATGCGTAATAGCTGAATGGGTAGAGTCTAAAGGGTAATGATGAAAATCTTTGATTTTCTGTGTATTTTCTCCTCAGTCATCTCTTATGAAATTTCTCTCTGGTTATTTTTTCAgactctttaatttttttaatattgttttgtACTTTTTGAGTGTTTTGGTTCTCAAAAGGGGGTGTTGTTGAAAGGTCTTTAAGCAAAGATAATTGTCTTTCACCTCTCTATCTATGCACCTGCTTATATCTGTGGGAACAtcttttcttaaaataaattagttttactcttttactccattcttttcaaaacctctcTTTTGTGAAAATACTTACCTGAGATGGCTTCCAGAACTGATCTTGGTATGAAGAACCAATTGATAGTTATCATTGAAGGTCATGGTGACTTTGAAGAAATGATGTCTCAGGCTTTGATCTTCAAAGTGTTGTTTCTTAAAAAGGTTGGGATGGTTTCTTTGATATTCTCTATGGCCTCACTTACCCTAATATGGTCAAAAAATCTGGGTAAATGCATCTGTCCAAGAACTAAATCTAGAGTATGACATCctttttgaagtatttagtgTCTCTATCACAATCTCCTCAACCTCTATTGCTAATGAAATAAATTGTGAGGATCAAGGTGTTATTTCAGATATGGTGTTTTGGGAACACTATTttcctttttatcttcttttttaatGATTCCTGTGATCTGTCTAAAGCTTCTAATCTTAATTCCATGGCATATGTTTGGTATCAAAGTTTGGCCTCAAACTTTTTGCCAAAGAAAAAGAATCTAAACTCTTTAGATATTGATGAAAGGGCTTTTTTTGCTTCTTCTCAACTCATATTTGAATATCAACCTTCCTCCTGTCATGTTTGAATATCTGAATATGACTCTCTTATCCTTTCAAGAAGGAAAGTCATCTTTCATTCCTTATGGAAGGGTTCTTTCGAAACTATTTATTCAACAAGGAGTAGAGAAAACTATGGTTGAAGTTCTTTCTCAAACTTGGGGTGATAAGCTGAAGCTTCCAGAAGCCATGAAAGCCCTAGATAATGAATTTTTTAAGGTCAAGGTGGTCTCTTTGGATGAatattcttcttccttttctatttaaccttttgttttttttcttgttttctacCTTTTGTGTTATGTACCTTATCCTTttctttcaataatttttttgttgtctctacttattttagttttttttgtttcttctgaAGTTGTTTCTTAAtgcttttatatttattttcagttgttttaaaaatatttgtttctcATGACTTAACTAGTTGGTTGGTAAGAATTTCTACAAACTTGATGGATTTGTCAAAGTGAGTTAATGGAAAGAGAAGCTAAGAAATGGAAATGGTGTTATTTATTGAGCTGGCAATACATAATGGAAATCTTAAAGCTATTACAAGTTATTGCAAAACAATCTGGACCTCTCAGATTCAATCCTTTGTCCATTCTTTTGAATCCATATAGGCCACCCAGTCCTCATCACCCTTATCATCTGATGGATCCTCCTTCCTTGTGGGCATCTTCATTACTGTCTCGACTATTCTTCCCGTTTTGGAAAATCCAGTAGATGTGCCTACTTCTTCTACAGTTGAGGATTTTTAAGCCTTTACAGCTtcctcaaaattcaatttttcctttttttccttcttcatcagcTGGCATATCTCTTTCTCAAAATCTCTCTTCTCaatctataataattttgtttttcccaTTCTGCTTCAAAGTCTATAGAGTAAAGAGGAATGTAATCTGGTTGTTAATACAACATTTTCTTTTATAGAGGAGTATTGGGTAAAGATCAATTAGTCTTGAAGATTATGCTCCTTGGGTCTTACCTCCTATGCTTTGCTGTTAGAATCTCACTTTGTACATCTTGGAAGTTGTGGATTTCATGCTTATCCATTAACATGTTTCATGGTTCCTATGTTGTCTTTACTCTGAACTGGTTTTActcttataatatttttatcttcagtatttcttttctctttatcgtgtttttttttgttgatgacaAAAGAGGGAGAGAATCATGGGAGAATTTAAAGAGGATAAGAGTATTTTGAATGCTTTTCAGTACACTTGAACCCATAATTGAAACTTATCTTATGTGTTTAAATTTGGACATTATTTCTTTGTGCTATCAAGATAAGTTTAAATAACTTGGATAAGACTTAGGAGGAGCTTACAAAACTCAACCTTTGGACTATTAGACTTAaggggagcttacaaacctcaaaCTCTGATATTGTCAGGTTAGTTAAACTAACCAACCATTGTTCTTAAATACTTTtgtttatcatcatcaaaaaggggggagAATGTTGGAACAAAATTGTTCACATcccttaagttttgatgataaaaagtaCTTAAAGAACAATTGGGTATACTAACATTTGTTTAAGCGTGTAGGATCATAAGTTTAAAAATCAACTTGGTTACGACCCTGATAAAGATCTTATGAAGAGAAGCTAAAGGTCTCAAATTCTGAAGGATCTGAATCTGATGACTCAGCATTTGGTAGAACCATCTCGTCAAAGCCATATTTTGGAAAAAAGTCAACTAGAGTTTCTTAGTGCAAGGCTCTAGGAAAGTTGACACGACCTCTTAAGTCTGATCCAACATATTGGTAGATACTTAGTATGATAAAGACACCATGGTTAAAGCTACTACCCAAAGGATGAAGATCTTAACAAATCATCTTCCAACGTCTCTCTTAGAACTGCTTCTGTATAAAGATCACTTGTACAAGTCTCTTTTCAACGTCTCTTTTTCTGCCTCTAtaaaagaatttgaatattttaaggAAAATAACTAACCATCTAACAAGAACAACTCTGAACATATTTGAGTTAAAGTTATTTGCTGCACAAGATCTTTAGATTTCTTATCCTTGTATATCTTAGAAACCTTAAGTGTTTAAAGAATCTTTGTGTGTGTATTGTATCTCCTATATACTTCTGATTTTACATCAAGTATAGTTGTTATCTATTCTTCTAAACTATTTGTTTAGAGTATAGGAAGTCCCTTGCTAGTTTTCTTGAGCAATGGAAGCCTCTTACATGTGTGCTTGAGCAGAAGTCTCTTTCTAGTGTGATTGAGTAGTTGAAGTATATTGCTAGTTTGCTTGAGCAAAGTGTAATATGATTGATTATAGTGAAAAATCTCTTGTTGGACAAGGGAACTGGACTACTCTCAGTTTGTGGGAGGAACCAGGATAACTCTGTGTGTGGTTTTACTTTTTGGCTATTCCATTCCGCTGCTAACAACTCTGAGCTCAGATTTCGAACTTGTTCAAATTATAAAGTTATTTTTTCATAAGTAAAAGAATTCACTATACACAATTCAAATCCAccttcttgtgtatttttctcaGCTTCAGTTTTTCTactattagttttgttttatttcCAACCATTGGATGAACATTGTGATCAATAGCTAGGTAATGAAAGAATACTTTGGGATTGATGTGGGACATACCAGTTAGACTCTATGTGAATTATGAGTTATTTCTATATGTTTAAACCAGTGTGACCCATTTTCAGTTGTCAACTTAGTATCAATCTTTGTTACTTTTTCTTGACGTTCTATTTCGATTTCTGTTACTTTCTCTATATGTTATAGAACATGTTCGATTTCATTCCTTGGATCTTGTTCTATAAACTTGGGTTATTCCTTATAGTCTCTTGATTGAATGGCTTTCCTATCTCATTCATGTTCACTTCTTAACTTGTTTGCATGGTGGCAATTATACCATTCTCCATAGAGAATCTAATTGTCATGTGTGTTGTTTATATTATGACTCCAAGTGTGTTTAATATAGGCCTTCCAATAACGATGTTGCGTGATGAGAAACATTCGACGATCAACCACATGGTTTGGACCGACTTAAATCAAGTGTTTGGTGAAAAATTCATCCAAACTTCTATGATTCTCATAACTTCGTGTTGTCTTTAAAAAAATCCCAACAATATTTTCAATAGAGTTTTAAGATTGTCTCGTGCAATTTTATCTACTTATTGGCCTCCTTGAACATGATATTTGTCGAACTCCCTTGATGTATTAGACTTCTCTTTACATTGCAGTTTGTCATGCCTACCGAAACAAACAATAGATTGTCTAGTTgtctatttatttgttttgtaatttttcttaaaaatgtAAATATAGACAACATGTTTTCTAGGATCCAAATCCCCTACAGTCATAAAAGCACACATTCACGCATTCAAATGTATCTCACCGTCTGATCAAGAATAAACAACACTGATTTAAAAttgataattaagaaaaaaacaaACTTAGTTTTTTTTAACCAACTGATCGAGATCAAACAATCACTATTATCTTAACACTATAAATGTGAGTTATACTTAACTAACAATGGATTCAATTTCGTGTTTCCTATAAGTGTGAGGACCTcttctaataaattattttgagatgagGTTGATCTCTCTAGGTATAGGTTGAGGTGGAAGACACTCACTAGAACACATCTTACCAATACTTTTTTTCTTTGCTTTGGATGAAAACCATACTTAAATGAACCGAGCCATTTACATTTAAGAAGGATGCAAACACTATATTAAAACATTCTACATGGTCCACATTCCACAATTCTACCCCCACTTtccataaataaacaaataagtaAACATTCCTAGATTCTTTGGAATCTTTCACTCTCTTCCCAAATACACACAAAATCCAAAACCAATCCTTTTCAATTTCAATTGTCAACCCtaatctaaaaatcccaaaaccATTTCAAACCCAATTATCAAAACAATCATCAATGAAATTCGGTAAAGAGTTCAAAACCCATCTCGAAGAAACAATCCCTGAATGGAGAGACAAATTTCTATGCTACAAACCATTGAAGAAGCTTCTCAAACATCACTTACCTGCCACCACCACAACTACACccatcaatcttcatcttcacTTTCTTCAACAACCCTTTTCTCCTAACATCTTGCAGGCTTGGTTCCTTCGGATTCTTAATCAAGAGCTTGAAAAGTTCAATGATTTCTACGTTGACAAAGAGGAAGAGTTTGTTATTCGATTTCAGGTTTTTCCGAAAAGCCCTTTTTTTTAATTCTTgcttatttttattgaattgTGTAATTGgtaaataaaaaaagtaatttttgtttgtttttgtttgcttGATTGGGGATTTGAGTAAAACCctaatcaaaccctaattattactgTCTGTTACTGCAAAAACGGTCGCGACAAAATGGTATTTGAAGAATACCGATATGTTATTCTTCATTTTTATGATAAAGAACAAACTGTGGTTAATTGGTTAATTCACTGCAACGATCGCAATCAATGTTGCAACACTTGTACCTTTACGCGACCGCGGCCGCCACCGTTTTTTAAAATCTTATGTAGGCATGTGTTTTGGAACATCAAAATTTGTGTTTGTGCAGATGGGTTTTGAGAAAAATCTTGGCTTGATCATGTTTAGGGAGATATTTACAATGCGAAAACACAATTTGTTATATGCTTTTGTTACTTTTGAAAGATGAATATAGAATATTTCGATCAATGCGGGAAGAATATCTTTGGGCTATAATGTTGTTTGCTGATTTTGATGTGCAACTTTGAACAGGAGCTGAAAGAGAGAATTGAGCGACTTAAAGAAAAAAGCAGCAAGAGTGTAAAGTACACTTCTGATTGTGAATTTAGCGAAGAAATGATGGATATTAGGAAGGACTTGGTTACCATCCATGGAGAGATGGTGCTCCTAAAAAACTATAGCTCCTTAAACTTTGCAGGTACAACATATAATCAACATGTATCGTTTCAATTTAAGTATGATATATGTATGCTGCACCGACACTTCATATTGAATGTGTTTGGTGTCTGACACGACGTTTCGATTTAAGTATGACATATATATGCAGCACCGAAACTTCATATTGAATTTGTTTGGTGTCTGAAATGACGTTTCGATTTAAGTATGACATATATATGCAGCACCGAAACTTCATATTGAATGTGTTTGGTGTCTGACATGACGTTTCGATTTAAGTATATGACATATGCATGCAGCACTGACACTTCATATTGAATGTGTTTGGTGTCTGACACGACGTTTCGATTTAAGTATGACATATGTATGCAGCACCAACACTTCATATTGAATGTGTTTGGTGTCTTGACACGACGCCAACACATTTTCTTAAACTATGATATCTACATGTCGGTGCCGTGTCGTGTACTGTCTAATGTCAGTGTCTTTAGAGTATGACAGTTTGTATATTATGTGATTCATATATTTGAATATATGTTGTATATGTCTGATGAGGTTTAAGTCGGAAATTGTCGATTATGATGATGTTAACATATTTCCACTTCAACaggattaattaaaattttgaaaaagtatGATAAAAGAACCGGCGGTTTGCTGCGTCTTCCTTTTACACAAATTGTTCTGCGACAACCTTTTTTCACTACCGAGCCTCTGACAAGGCTAGTTCACGAATGCGAGGAAAATCTCGAGCTACTCTTTCCCTTACAAGAAGAAGTAATTCAATCAACTTCTCATCCAGAAAACGAGTCTAGACCAGCGGGAGATAATACAACGAATACCTTATCCGAGTCATCCTCAACTGTTGGAGAGGAACCTATGTATTTATATCGAAGCACTCTTGCTGCTATGAGAGCCATAAAAGGTCTTCAGAAAGCGAGTTCCACCAGTAATccgttttctttttcttctctctttagcaaccaagatgatgatgatagtaaTGGTGCGGTAACTGCTGAAAACTCGCCAGCGAATTCTCCGGATACCGTGCAAAATGAGGAAGGCACAGGTAAAGAGGATACTGACTAACCCTTTTGTTAGTTGAATCTAAATGAAGTGTTCTCTCTTTTTGTCCACATGATGAGATGTATTTTCTTTAGCATCTAACTTTAAAAATAATACTTAAATGCTGTCTTTTCACTCTCCACTTATATGCTTGTTACGATTTTGTTTTAAGGGTATGTTTGAATTGCTCTGAGAACTTCTCTGTAAAAACATCTCTGTAAAAATCCTTATATCTTAATCTTTACTCATTTGAATTTGGTTTCGTGTAATTCCTACGAACATCTCTGGAAAAATCGGCGATGTTTCTTCGCATTGGTTTCATGTAATCCAATCAATATAGTACAATAAGTTAAACTTGCATGGAATTTAATATAGTATGACATTTAAAAGCAACACATCTTAGGCTCCGTTTGGGGTggctttgaaattttcaaaaacaaaatatagtttcagttcagaatttcaattttttttagttaaacTATTACCAAAAACTTAGAACCACCCTGAACTGTTGGGAAAACCTAATAATAAGATAAAATGATGAATAATGGAAAGATGACAGAATTAGAGTGAAATATGAAATATgattgttattttattaatgatccAACATGGGTATTTATACAACAATAGACATTAATGTAGTTAACCTACTAAAAGAGAAAACAAACTTTGTAACTCTGTGTAATCGGTTACATCAAATCTGTAACCGGTTATAGAAAGCGATTGTCTAAAAAATACAGAAAACTTTGGTAACTAGTTACATGATGCTTCTGTTTGATACTGACTCCTGCTAAAGGGTTGGTAACCGGTTATGTACATTTCTTTGAATTACTTTATTTTCACAAAACACCACTTTAATTCAAGTCATACAAGTCCTCCATACTTATACTTATgtgtttcttcaaccttttgaACACTTCAATAAATCAGCACTTGATCTTCACTTTTGCAATACCtcaacttcaatttttttttcacttACAATTTATCCCATGTAACGAAATCTCATCTCTATATGCTTGCTTCTCCCATGTGCAAAGGGATTCTTAGCAAGGTTTATGAAGGAAACTTTGTCTATCATCAAAGTCTCAAAGTCGCAACTTTATACTCTTCGATACACAACttcttcatcaaattcatcaaccaTACAGCTTGACAGAGACACACACAAACGCCGCAATGTACTTGGCCTCGCAAGAATAGAGTGCCACAACTGGTTCTTTCTTAGAACACCAAAAGATTGGTGTATCTCCATACATAAAGATGTATCTAGTGTATTATCTACTATCTTTATCTTCACACCAACTTTAGTCGGTATAACTAGGCAATTTGCAACTTCTATCTTTATCTATTGTTGGAAATAAAATTTTGCGGCCAATCGGACCTTTGATGTATCTCAAAATTCTCTTGACAACTGTCGAGTGTGTTTCCTTTAGCTTCCTCATAAATCTTCTCATTATGTCAACACTATATGTCTAGTGTGATCTCGTATTGCACAAGTACGACAATGATCCAATAAGCCTCCTGTATAGCGATGGGTTAATATCCTGCTCGTTTTCATTCTTTGACAACTATAATTTTGGCTTTGCAGTGGTAATTGCCACTTATAATGCACCATTTCGAATTTCTTCAATATCTCAAGAGCATACCTCCTTTGATGCATGAACAATCCCTTTTTCGGACTTCAATGCCTAAATAAATATGTCATGACATCAAGATCGGTCATTTCAAACTCTTTCATTACATCACCCTTAAACTCGATAATGCAACCTTCATCGTTGCCTGTAATCAGTAAATCATCAACGTAGAGACATAGGAGGATCAATCCTTTGCTTGTATCATTTTTCACATACACATGATGTTCGTATACGAATTTATCAAATCCCATCTCCTTTAAAAACCCATCAATTAttttgttccaagctcttggtgcttgcttcaGCCCATACAACGCCTTCTTCAATCTATAAAACTTGGATTCCAGATT from Vicia villosa cultivar HV-30 ecotype Madison, WI linkage group LG4, Vvil1.0, whole genome shotgun sequence encodes the following:
- the LOC131594553 gene encoding SPX domain-containing protein 4 — translated: MKFGKEFKTHLEETIPEWRDKFLCYKPLKKLLKHHLPATTTTTPINLHLHFLQQPFSPNILQAWFLRILNQELEKFNDFYVDKEEEFVIRFQELKERIERLKEKSSKSVKYTSDCEFSEEMMDIRKDLVTIHGEMVLLKNYSSLNFAGLIKILKKYDKRTGGLLRLPFTQIVLRQPFFTTEPLTRLVHECEENLELLFPLQEEVIQSTSHPENESRPAGDNTTNTLSESSSTVGEEPMYLYRSTLAAMRAIKGLQKASSTSNPFSFSSLFSNQDDDDSNGAVTAENSPANSPDTVQNEEGTGKEDTD